A window from Triticum aestivum cultivar Chinese Spring chromosome 6D, IWGSC CS RefSeq v2.1, whole genome shotgun sequence encodes these proteins:
- the LOC123145307 gene encoding uncharacterized protein, translated as MDSVPLTAEAIAFTEKKMDMTLEDIIKMSKKKGPAGKKAPRQQVKKRPFQNGNSNQGKAKVQRFHESRSSIRQGVLAQRRSNLDANQFQITKQAANKAATMHVRGRADRWNKPSGPSTSAQRRPVSEALQNSKGKEMQNEPPRTMDALFAQMKQQRMRVMPPQQSKAPTHVHQFNQQRRGQQQRRGRGGYGVRSGGGNR; from the exons ATGGATTCAGTGCCACTCACTGCTGAAGCTATTGCTTTTACTGAGAAAAAGATGGACATGACTCTGG AGGATATTATTAAGATGTCAAAGAAAAAAGGTCCTGCAGGCAAGAAAGCCCCTAGACAGCAG GTAAAAAAGCGTCCTTTCCAGAATGGTAATAGTAATCAAGGGAAGGCAAAGGTTCAGCGATTTCATGAGTCTAGATCATCTATACGACAA GGTGTTCTGGCACAAAGGAGGTCAAATCTTGATGCAAATCAGTTCCAAATCACAAAGCAGGCTGCAAACAAGGCTGCTACTATGCATGTGCGCGGTAGGGCTGACAGATGGAACAAACCAAG TGGTCCGTCTACCTCAGCACAGAGGAGGCCCGTAAGCGAGGCTCTTCAGAACAGCAAG GGTAAGGAGATGCAGAATGAGCCTCCAAGGACAATGGATGCGCTCTTTGCACAGATGAAGCAGCAGCGGATGAGGGTCATGCCACCGCAGCAATCAAAAGCTCCGACCCATGTCCATCAGTTTAACCAGCAGCGGCGTGGTCAGCAGCAGCGGCGAGGCAGAGGGGGATATGGTGTCCGCAGCGGTGGTGGTAACCGATGA